One genomic region from Sulfurimonas sp. encodes:
- a CDS encoding PatB family C-S lyase — protein MKYDFTSSASRENSNAEKYTLREKLFGSDEVLPVWVADMDIDTPEFVLEAVKQRLKHPIVGYEEVPTSAFEVQIKWMDEKHGVKFELEDLLYSHSVVASMSVAIDAFSEIGDKVIVQTPIYPPFFHSVKEHKRELLINPLKQMSDGRYTFDIDDLKSKVDANTKLLLLCSPHNPVGRVWSRDELTEILEICLENNIVVFSDEIHSDLVYAPNKHIPFASISKQARDITITAIGVGKTFNMAGFAMSSVAITNKKLREKFTQSYNRVHFAQGSVLSHVAFQSAYKDGSQWRDELVEHLGKNYKSLNELCQKYKDKIKLIPIEATYLAWLDCRGMNLSDRDLRKFFTQKAKLGLNAGLSFGREGSGFMRLNFAVSTSQMLEVIKRLDKALRIKYKK, from the coding sequence ATGAAATATGATTTTACTTCATCAGCATCTAGAGAAAATTCAAATGCAGAAAAATATACTTTAAGAGAAAAATTATTTGGTTCAGATGAGGTCTTGCCTGTTTGGGTGGCAGATATGGATATTGATACACCAGAGTTTGTACTTGAAGCAGTTAAGCAGAGGTTAAAGCATCCAATAGTTGGTTATGAAGAAGTTCCCACAAGTGCATTTGAAGTGCAAATAAAGTGGATGGATGAGAAACATGGGGTAAAGTTTGAGCTTGAAGATTTACTTTACTCTCATTCTGTTGTGGCATCTATGAGTGTTGCCATAGATGCTTTTAGTGAAATTGGCGATAAGGTTATCGTGCAAACTCCAATCTATCCGCCATTTTTTCATAGTGTAAAAGAACATAAAAGAGAACTTTTAATAAATCCTTTAAAACAGATGAGCGATGGAAGATACACCTTTGATATAGATGATTTAAAATCAAAGGTAGATGCCAATACTAAACTTCTGCTTTTATGCTCACCTCATAATCCTGTTGGAAGAGTGTGGTCAAGAGATGAACTAACAGAGATTTTAGAGATTTGTTTAGAAAATAATATAGTTGTTTTTAGTGATGAAATACACTCAGACTTAGTATATGCTCCAAACAAACATATACCTTTTGCATCTATAAGTAAACAAGCAAGAGATATAACTATAACTGCCATTGGTGTTGGAAAAACATTTAATATGGCTGGTTTTGCTATGAGTAGTGTTGCGATTACAAACAAAAAGTTAAGAGAAAAATTTACACAAAGTTATAATCGTGTGCATTTTGCACAGGGAAGTGTTCTTAGTCATGTGGCATTTCAAAGTGCTTATAAAGATGGTTCTCAGTGGCGAGATGAGTTAGTAGAGCATCTAGGTAAAAACTACAAAAGTTTAAATGAACTATGTCAAAAATACAAAGATAAAATAAAACTGATTCCTATTGAAGCAACTTATTTGGCATGGTTAGATTGTCGTGGAATGAACTTATCCGATAGAGATTTAAGAAAGTTTTTTACTCAAAAAGCCAAATTAGGTTTAAATGCAGGTCTGAGTTTTGGTAGAGAAGGAAGTGGTTTTATGAGGCTTAATTTTGCTGTATCAACTTCGCAGATGCTAGAAGTGATTAAGCGATTAGACAAAGCACTTAGGATAAAATACAAAAAATAA
- the ovoA gene encoding 5-histidylcysteine sulfoxide synthase yields MNNLSRYPVTLDGNDIQKKRQEIKEYFNNTCNLYEKVFELLKNDDVFYKKSELTRHPMIFYFGHTATFFVNKLINMKIINKRIDADFEAIFAVGVDEMAWDDTEAKNYAWPSVDAVREYRCKIKELVNDLIMSMPLTLPIKQDSDMWIILMGIEHERIHIETSLVLHRQMPLECIKEVKCFSECSHSADAPINEMINIDAQQIKLGKSKAHNLYGWDNEYGEYEEEVGEFKTSKFLVSNEEYMKFVDAKGYEKDEYWDEEGLEFLKSSKVKFPVFWIKENGVYKYRTLSKVIQMPMNFPVEVNALEANAFCRYKSLVDNVTYSLPSEAEYMAIYNRSNLQDLPEFHESRANLNFYHYGSSCPVNEFSFNGIYDVVGNVWQWSRTPIFGFDGFEIHEAYDDFSIPTFDGKHALILGSSWASSGNLIMKHSRYAFRKHFPQFSGFRYVISNSVEYKEKYIYESDELVSQYCEFQYSDGYFGVKNFAIEMAKIASKFSGKKTKALDLGCATGRASFELAKSFDKVEGIDFSVRFIQVGSKLKEKGFVAFHTKQEGELVENKKVTIKELGYENLSQKVSFWQGDACNLKSNFNSYDMVMATNLIDRLYNPRLFLDSIDERLNDDGILIIASPYTWQESSTKKELWLGGYIDANGENIKTLDSLKEILLEKFELIHLQDLEFVIKETKRKYQHTISEVSVWKKR; encoded by the coding sequence TTGAATAATCTTAGTAGATACCCAGTAACGCTAGATGGGAATGACATACAAAAAAAACGACAAGAAATTAAAGAGTATTTTAACAATACTTGTAATCTTTACGAAAAAGTATTTGAACTCTTAAAAAATGATGATGTGTTTTATAAAAAGTCAGAACTAACTCGTCATCCTATGATATTTTATTTTGGACATACAGCAACTTTTTTTGTAAATAAACTAATAAATATGAAGATAATAAACAAAAGAATAGATGCAGATTTTGAGGCAATATTTGCCGTTGGCGTTGATGAAATGGCTTGGGATGATACAGAGGCTAAAAACTATGCTTGGCCGAGTGTCGATGCGGTTAGAGAGTATAGATGCAAGATAAAAGAGCTTGTAAATGATTTGATAATGAGTATGCCTTTAACTCTCCCTATAAAACAAGATAGTGATATGTGGATAATACTGATGGGCATAGAACATGAAAGAATCCATATAGAAACTTCACTTGTTCTTCATAGACAGATGCCACTAGAGTGTATAAAAGAAGTTAAATGCTTTAGTGAATGTTCTCATAGCGCAGATGCACCAATAAATGAGATGATAAACATAGATGCCCAGCAGATAAAACTAGGTAAAAGTAAGGCACATAATCTTTATGGCTGGGATAATGAGTACGGAGAGTATGAAGAAGAAGTAGGTGAGTTTAAGACTTCAAAGTTTTTAGTATCAAATGAAGAGTATATGAAGTTTGTAGATGCAAAAGGTTATGAAAAAGATGAGTATTGGGATGAAGAAGGTTTAGAGTTTTTAAAAAGCTCAAAAGTTAAATTTCCAGTTTTTTGGATAAAAGAAAATGGAGTTTATAAATATAGAACTTTGAGTAAAGTTATTCAGATGCCGATGAATTTTCCAGTTGAGGTAAATGCACTAGAAGCAAATGCTTTTTGTAGATATAAAAGTTTAGTAGATAATGTTACATATTCCCTTCCAAGTGAAGCGGAATATATGGCAATTTATAATCGTTCAAATTTACAAGATTTACCAGAATTCCATGAGAGTAGAGCAAACTTAAACTTTTATCATTATGGTAGTTCTTGTCCTGTAAATGAGTTTAGTTTTAATGGCATCTATGATGTTGTTGGAAATGTTTGGCAGTGGAGTCGTACCCCAATCTTTGGCTTTGATGGCTTTGAAATTCATGAAGCTTATGATGACTTTTCTATTCCTACTTTTGATGGTAAACACGCACTTATCTTAGGCTCATCATGGGCTAGTAGTGGAAATTTAATAATGAAGCATTCCCGTTATGCTTTTAGAAAACATTTTCCTCAATTTTCTGGATTTAGGTATGTTATTTCAAATAGTGTAGAGTATAAAGAAAAATATATATATGAAAGTGATGAACTTGTATCTCAGTATTGTGAATTTCAATACAGCGATGGGTATTTTGGAGTTAAGAATTTTGCTATTGAGATGGCAAAAATTGCTTCAAAATTTTCGGGTAAAAAAACGAAAGCATTAGATTTGGGTTGTGCAACAGGACGAGCTTCGTTTGAACTTGCAAAGAGTTTTGATAAGGTTGAAGGGATTGACTTTTCGGTTCGTTTTATTCAGGTTGGCTCAAAGCTTAAAGAAAAAGGTTTTGTGGCTTTTCATACAAAACAAGAAGGCGAGTTAGTAGAAAATAAAAAAGTTACAATAAAAGAGTTGGGATATGAAAACCTAAGTCAAAAAGTTTCATTTTGGCAAGGAGATGCTTGTAATTTAAAATCTAATTTTAACTCTTATGACATGGTAATGGCAACAAACCTTATAGATAGACTTTATAACCCAAGACTTTTTTTAGATAGTATTGATGAAAGATTAAATGATGATGGCATTTTAATCATAGCATCTCCATATACTTGGCAAGAAAGTTCTACAAAAAAAGAGCTTTGGCTTGGAGGATACATAGATGCTAATGGTGAAAACATTAAAACCTTAGATAGTTTAAAAGAGATACTTTTAGAAAAGTTTGAACTTATTCACTTACAAGATTTGGAGTTTGTTATAAAAGAAACTAAAAGAAAATACCAACATACAATATCTGAAGTCAGTGTTTGGAAAAAAAGATGA
- the pgeF gene encoding peptidoglycan editing factor PgeF, whose amino-acid sequence MQFYHSKVLNNVSNITHAFTTKVSGNLAFHVNDNPKVVQLNHTVLAKKLNYDKKTLIHMKQIHSNIVHLVDVKDNFDNPPTCDALITDKLNTPLMVMVADCSPLLFFDTKKNIIAVAHAGREGTFSNIIKNVINSFKENYNSNAQDIIVSIGASIKKCCYEVGDEIYKESCELNLNYAIEKKDKNYYLNISKILKTQLLDAGVKEQNIEICNECSCCEDKKYFSYRADKKSGRFCGVILLK is encoded by the coding sequence ATGCAATTCTATCATAGTAAAGTATTAAATAATGTATCAAATATCACACATGCTTTTACAACTAAAGTATCTGGCAATTTAGCCTTTCATGTAAATGACAATCCAAAAGTCGTGCAACTAAATCATACTGTCTTAGCTAAGAAATTAAATTACGACAAGAAAACACTTATTCATATGAAACAAATTCACTCAAATATAGTACACCTTGTAGATGTAAAAGATAACTTCGACAACCCTCCAACTTGCGATGCTCTTATAACAGATAAACTAAATACACCTTTAATGGTAATGGTTGCTGATTGTTCTCCTTTACTTTTTTTTGATACTAAAAAAAATATTATCGCTGTTGCTCATGCTGGGAGAGAAGGTACATTTAGTAATATTATTAAGAATGTAATCAACTCTTTTAAAGAAAATTATAATTCAAACGCTCAAGATATAATTGTGTCTATTGGAGCAAGTATAAAAAAATGCTGTTATGAAGTTGGAGATGAAATATATAAAGAATCTTGTGAACTAAACTTGAACTATGCCATAGAGAAAAAAGATAAAAATTACTACTTAAATATTAGTAAAATCTTAAAAACTCAACTCCTAGATGCTGGGGTTAAAGAGCAAAATATTGAAATTTGTAATGAGTGCAGTTGTTGTGAAGACAAAAAGTATTTTTCTTATAGAGCAGATAAAAAAAGTGGAAGGTTTTGTGGAGTTATCTTGCTAAAGTAA
- the dxs gene encoding 1-deoxy-D-xylulose-5-phosphate synthase, with translation MQKKMEESLKLITPGIMFEEMGINYIGPVDGHNLKQLISIFQKAKKLGQPVIIHAQTIKGKGYDIAEGKEEKWHGVGPFDLNDGSSYKKSSEKSATQIYTESLLHLAKENEKIVGATAAMPSGTGLSELLEIYPNRFWDVAIAEQHAVTSMSALAKEGFKPFCTIYSTFLQRGYDQVIHDTCLMDLPVVFALDRAGIVGEDGETHQGVFDISFLRAIPNMTLFAPRDEKSFHQAMAFASKYEHPCSLRYPRGSFIKTDLTQSNEFKLGTSQLLSSNDSDILFIGYGNGVGRAYETSKLLKEDVSILDLRFVKPLDKEMLRDMAKKHKKWFIFSDSSKMGGVGSAILEFLAQDKIRDIELESFEYEDAFITHGNTKLVEESLGILPRQLARKVEELL, from the coding sequence TTGCAAAAAAAGATGGAAGAGAGTTTAAAGCTAATAACTCCTGGGATAATGTTTGAAGAGATGGGGATAAACTATATTGGACCCGTTGATGGACATAACCTTAAGCAACTAATATCAATCTTTCAAAAAGCAAAAAAACTAGGTCAGCCTGTAATTATACATGCTCAAACTATTAAAGGTAAGGGTTATGATATCGCTGAGGGTAAAGAGGAAAAATGGCATGGAGTTGGTCCATTTGATTTGAATGATGGAAGCAGTTACAAAAAAAGTTCTGAGAAAAGTGCTACTCAAATTTACACAGAATCATTACTTCATCTAGCAAAAGAAAATGAAAAAATTGTTGGTGCTACTGCTGCGATGCCAAGTGGAACAGGATTGAGTGAACTCTTAGAAATTTATCCAAATAGATTTTGGGATGTAGCAATCGCAGAACAACATGCAGTTACTTCTATGAGTGCTTTAGCAAAAGAGGGTTTTAAACCTTTTTGTACAATCTACTCAACCTTTTTACAGCGAGGTTATGACCAAGTTATTCACGATACCTGTCTTATGGACTTACCTGTTGTTTTTGCACTTGACCGTGCGGGTATAGTTGGTGAAGATGGAGAAACCCATCAAGGTGTTTTTGATATATCTTTTTTAAGAGCAATCCCTAATATGACACTTTTTGCTCCAAGAGATGAGAAGTCATTTCATCAAGCTATGGCTTTTGCATCTAAGTATGAGCATCCATGTTCTTTGAGATATCCAAGAGGCTCATTTATAAAAACAGATTTGACACAATCAAATGAATTTAAGCTTGGAACTTCACAACTTCTAAGTTCTAATGATAGTGATATTCTTTTTATCGGTTATGGTAACGGAGTAGGTCGTGCTTATGAAACATCAAAACTATTAAAAGAAGATGTGAGTATTTTAGACTTAAGATTTGTTAAACCATTAGATAAAGAGATGCTAAGAGATATGGCAAAAAAACATAAAAAATGGTTTATATTTTCTGATAGTTCTAAAATGGGTGGAGTTGGCAGTGCAATTTTAGAATTTTTAGCTCAAGATAAGATTAGAGATATAGAATTAGAGAGTTTTGAATATGAAGATGCGTTTATAACTCATGGAAATACAAAACTTGTTGAAGAATCATTAGGAATTTTACCAAGACAACTAGCAAGAAAGGTTGAAGAGTTACTTTAG
- a CDS encoding 1-deoxy-D-xylulose-5-phosphate synthase N-terminal domain-containing protein, producing MDIKSKNIEELEHLCGDIREEILRVVSKNGGHLSSTLGATELIVAMHKVFDSKKDPFIFDVSHQAYAHKLLTSRWKEFDTLREFGGLCGYTKPCESEHDYFVAGHSSTSISLGVGAAKGIAIKGEEDSRIPVVMIGDGSMTAGMVYEALNELGDRKYPMIIILNDNEMSIAKPIGALSRILSSAMAGSFYQKFKKHTENFVDNFGDGAHYLAKKDGREFKANNSWDNV from the coding sequence ATGGATATTAAATCAAAAAATATAGAAGAATTAGAACATCTTTGTGGTGATATAAGAGAAGAAATACTAAGAGTAGTTAGTAAAAATGGTGGTCATTTAAGTTCAACACTTGGTGCAACAGAGCTTATTGTAGCGATGCATAAAGTGTTTGACTCAAAAAAAGACCCTTTCATTTTTGATGTGTCTCATCAAGCTTATGCACATAAACTTCTAACTTCGAGATGGAAAGAGTTTGATACTTTGCGAGAATTTGGTGGTTTATGTGGTTACACAAAACCATGTGAATCTGAGCATGATTATTTTGTAGCAGGGCATAGTTCTACTTCTATATCTTTAGGCGTTGGTGCTGCAAAAGGCATCGCTATTAAAGGTGAAGAGGACTCAAGAATCCCTGTTGTTATGATAGGTGATGGTTCTATGACTGCTGGAATGGTATATGAAGCATTAAATGAGTTAGGCGATAGAAAATACCCTATGATAATCATACTTAATGATAATGAAATGAGTATCGCAAAACCTATTGGAGCATTAAGTAGAATCCTTAGTTCTGCAATGGCTGGTTCTTTTTACCAAAAGTTTAAAAAACATACTGAAAATTTTGTTGATAACTTTGGAGATGGAGCACATTATCTTGCAAAAAAAGATGGAAGAGAGTTTAAAGCTAATAACTCCTGGGATAATGTTTGA
- the fliH gene encoding flagellar assembly protein FliH produces the protein MESVISNQNMNNHSVDKYNFKVLNLGAGEEEQDDSFTKDKNPGLRDSDVDSSSLSNSSKESLIESLMKKTDEMSSNFIKLQMKLEDMSEEHKVEIQKIKEESFNEGIQEGKTQAFKDEEESMANGLAQFSSSVATLENSAAEYEKALEGIKSELISAALDIAKEVVNVELGDNSTKIAQILSSELIKELQGASKVTLKVNPKNHGEISQSVGSLEHIEVISDSAVSEGGVIAISDAGNIDAQISKRFERVKRAALSE, from the coding sequence ATGGAAAGTGTAATTTCAAATCAAAATATGAATAATCATAGTGTAGATAAGTACAATTTTAAAGTTTTAAATCTTGGAGCTGGTGAAGAAGAGCAAGATGACTCATTTACTAAAGATAAAAATCCTGGTTTAAGAGATAGTGATGTAGATTCAAGCTCTTTAAGTAACTCTTCTAAAGAATCTCTTATCGAATCATTAATGAAAAAGACAGATGAAATGTCATCGAATTTTATAAAGTTACAGATGAAACTAGAAGATATGAGTGAAGAACATAAGGTAGAAATACAAAAGATTAAAGAAGAATCATTTAACGAAGGCATACAAGAAGGTAAAACACAAGCCTTTAAAGATGAAGAAGAAAGTATGGCAAATGGTTTAGCTCAGTTTAGTTCTTCTGTTGCAACACTAGAAAATAGTGCAGCTGAATATGAAAAAGCACTCGAAGGGATAAAAAGTGAACTTATTAGTGCGGCACTTGATATTGCTAAAGAAGTTGTAAATGTTGAGTTGGGCGATAACTCTACAAAAATAGCTCAAATTTTATCAAGTGAATTGATAAAAGAGTTGCAAGGGGCATCTAAGGTAACTCTTAAAGTAAATCCTAAAAATCATGGAGAAATTTCTCAAAGTGTTGGATCATTAGAACATATTGAAGTGATTTCAGATAGTGCTGTAAGCGAGGGTGGTGTCATAGCCATTAGTGATGCAGGAAATATAGACGCTCAAATATCAAAAAGATTTGAGAGAGTTAAAAGAGCAGCCTTAAGTGAATAG
- the fliG gene encoding flagellar motor switch protein FliG produces MNLSPTQQATFDEMSMAEKVAILLMLLGEESTASIFSNLSVIAITDVSKFIAGNRSIDKAIGTAILEEFHAIFQSGQFLTTGGMEYARELLYRTLGAEEAKKVLEKLSKSMQNTQNFSYLSKIKPQQLSDFIVTEHPQTIALILAHMDATEAADTIQYFPDDLRSEVAMRMAKLGDISPSVIKRVSAVLESKLESLASYKVEVGGPRAVADIFNRLGAKSAKATLAQVEQVDEEMATLIKEMMFTFEDIVTLDKNAITEILKTVDKKDLMLALKSSAEELKEKFFTAMSERAREAFEEEMQFLGAVKMKDVESSQRMIVEAVNTLAESGVIQMGSTDEMIE; encoded by the coding sequence ATGAATTTATCACCAACACAACAAGCAACCTTTGATGAAATGAGTATGGCGGAAAAAGTTGCAATTTTATTAATGCTACTTGGTGAAGAATCTACAGCATCAATTTTTTCCAACTTAAGTGTAATTGCGATAACAGATGTATCAAAATTTATCGCAGGAAATAGAAGTATAGATAAAGCGATAGGAACAGCAATTTTAGAAGAATTTCATGCTATCTTTCAATCTGGTCAGTTTCTTACAACTGGTGGCATGGAGTATGCAAGAGAACTTCTTTATAGAACTCTTGGTGCAGAAGAAGCAAAAAAGGTCTTAGAAAAGCTTTCAAAAAGTATGCAAAATACACAAAATTTCTCATACCTTTCAAAAATCAAGCCTCAGCAACTCTCAGACTTTATTGTCACAGAGCATCCTCAAACAATTGCTCTTATATTAGCGCATATGGATGCAACAGAAGCCGCAGATACTATACAATATTTTCCAGATGATTTGCGTTCTGAAGTTGCTATGAGAATGGCAAAACTTGGAGATATCTCTCCTTCAGTTATTAAAAGAGTTTCTGCAGTTTTAGAGTCTAAACTAGAATCTCTTGCTTCATATAAAGTTGAAGTTGGTGGTCCAAGAGCGGTTGCAGATATTTTCAACCGTCTTGGTGCAAAATCTGCAAAAGCAACTCTTGCTCAAGTTGAACAAGTAGATGAAGAGATGGCAACTTTAATCAAAGAGATGATGTTTACTTTTGAAGATATTGTGACACTTGATAAAAATGCTATAACAGAGATTTTAAAAACGGTAGATAAAAAAGACTTAATGCTAGCTCTTAAATCTTCAGCAGAAGAGTTGAAAGAAAAATTCTTTACTGCTATGAGTGAGAGAGCTAGAGAAGCATTTGAAGAAGAGATGCAATTTCTTGGTGCCGTTAAAATGAAAGATGTTGAGAGTTCTCAAAGAATGATAGTTGAAGCTGTTAATACACTTGCTGAATCTGGTGTTATTCAGATGGGTTCTACTGATGAGATGATAGAGTAG
- the fliF gene encoding flagellar basal-body MS-ring/collar protein FliF, with the protein MDFKVLFSQLVTLFDKLTKQQRIIISAAVIGIVAFLIFMVVFTAQKDTKDKYEILFSALSSEDAAKVVEQLEKDGIVYKLEDNNVIKVPKDVVYKERIVIASMGIPKNKGVGFELFDTQEFGATKFDQDVKYLRALEGELSRTVNSLGPIESSSVSLALPKDTLFVAKQVEPTASVMVQIVEGRRLSSRQIRGIKNLISSSVPKLTSANVMLINSDGETLGDEDEMAQMGELSAVQQKFKNKEEKKRQRKIIDVISPFVGGKQKVVAQVTIEFDFSIKNSTSEVFDPENVVRSEQVSEEKKEGGSSQQIGGVPGTVSNIGPVQGLKSNKPSEKYEKNTGTTNYEVGKTVSTTKSQFARIKRISAAVIIDGKYNYKIDDEGNPTETLEYEKIQESDLEALSSLVSRSIGIDEVRGDIVSVKNLRFTRDISPVEIDGVSKAVNFSETYLAPFSGLFKYLFVMILLLILYKKIISPFAAKMLEVSKEEDEQSRPTLDIEDDEEEDLVEKVQKMRKKVESQLGVGEGFNEDELKHEVLLEKIRTMVEEGPEEVAALLQSLLVEEEGVVKP; encoded by the coding sequence ATGGATTTTAAGGTACTTTTTTCACAGTTAGTTACCCTTTTTGATAAGTTAACTAAACAACAAAGAATTATTATCTCTGCGGCTGTTATAGGTATAGTTGCATTTTTAATTTTTATGGTTGTTTTTACTGCTCAAAAAGATACAAAAGATAAATATGAAATCCTTTTTAGCGCACTTAGTTCTGAGGATGCAGCTAAAGTTGTAGAACAGCTTGAAAAAGACGGTATCGTATATAAACTAGAAGATAATAATGTTATAAAAGTACCTAAAGATGTTGTTTATAAAGAGCGTATTGTAATTGCATCTATGGGTATTCCTAAAAATAAAGGTGTGGGTTTTGAACTGTTTGATACACAAGAATTTGGTGCAACAAAGTTTGACCAAGATGTAAAATATCTTCGTGCATTAGAAGGTGAACTTTCTCGAACAGTAAACTCTCTTGGACCAATAGAATCATCAAGTGTAAGCTTGGCTCTTCCAAAAGACACACTTTTTGTGGCTAAACAAGTTGAGCCTACTGCTTCTGTTATGGTGCAGATTGTGGAAGGTAGAAGGCTCTCATCTAGGCAAATAAGAGGTATAAAAAACCTTATTTCGTCATCTGTACCTAAACTTACATCAGCAAATGTTATGCTTATAAATTCTGATGGTGAAACTTTAGGTGATGAAGATGAGATGGCTCAAATGGGTGAACTCTCAGCGGTTCAACAAAAATTTAAAAATAAAGAAGAGAAAAAAAGACAGAGAAAAATCATAGATGTTATTTCTCCTTTTGTTGGTGGAAAGCAAAAAGTAGTTGCCCAAGTTACTATAGAGTTCGATTTTTCTATTAAAAACTCAACATCAGAAGTATTTGACCCTGAAAATGTGGTAAGAAGTGAGCAAGTCAGTGAAGAGAAAAAAGAGGGTGGTTCATCACAACAAATCGGAGGAGTACCTGGAACTGTAAGTAATATAGGTCCAGTACAAGGTCTAAAGTCTAATAAACCTAGTGAAAAATATGAAAAAAATACTGGAACAACAAATTATGAAGTTGGAAAAACAGTTTCAACTACAAAGTCACAATTTGCTCGCATCAAAAGAATTAGTGCAGCGGTAATAATAGATGGAAAATATAATTATAAAATAGATGATGAAGGTAACCCAACAGAAACTCTTGAGTATGAAAAAATTCAAGAAAGTGATCTAGAAGCTCTTTCTTCTCTCGTTAGTCGCTCTATTGGAATCGATGAGGTAAGAGGTGATATAGTAAGTGTAAAAAATTTACGATTTACAAGAGATATCTCTCCTGTTGAGATTGATGGAGTTTCTAAAGCTGTTAATTTTAGCGAAACTTATTTAGCACCTTTTTCTGGTTTGTTTAAATATCTTTTTGTAATGATATTACTTTTAATACTTTATAAAAAAATCATATCTCCTTTTGCTGCTAAAATGCTTGAAGTATCAAAAGAAGAAGATGAGCAAAGTCGTCCAACTTTGGATATAGAAGATGATGAAGAAGAAGATTTGGTCGAAAAAGTTCAAAAAATGCGTAAAAAAGTTGAAAGTCAGCTTGGTGTTGGAGAAGGTTTTAATGAAGATGAACTCAAACATGAAGTATTACTAGAAAAAATTAGAACTATGGTAGAAGAAGGACCAGAAGAGGTAGCAGCACTATTGCAATCACTTCTTGTTGAAGAAGAAGGAGTTGTAAAACCATGA
- the hisC gene encoding histidinol-phosphate transaminase, translated as MKFNKQMKDIKTYEAGKPIELVVREFGIQPQDIVKLASNENPNGCSLKVQEAIVKIVSKMALYPDDSMMSLKQGLSKRFQVQDENIIIGSGSDQIIEFLIHAKANSESKILMNSITFAMYEIYAKHVGAEILRTSTVEHDLDEFYKIYKQEKPSIIFLCTPNNPTGDAIDAKALFDFIKKIDDDTLVVVDGAYMEYALVKDTSKYVQPKDLLKEFSNTIYLGTFSKAYGLGGMRVGYGVADAKIIKELYKLRPPFNITTLSLEAATIALEDEEFVKNSIVDNFKEMKRYEEFAKEQKIDIIESYTNFVTLCLNSNQKSSQIASELLQQGMIVRDLSGYGMNAIRVTVGTAEQNSRFFALTCEIL; from the coding sequence ATGAAGTTTAATAAACAAATGAAAGATATAAAAACTTATGAAGCTGGAAAGCCAATAGAGTTAGTTGTAAGAGAGTTTGGTATCCAACCACAAGATATTGTGAAACTTGCAAGTAATGAAAATCCTAATGGATGTTCACTCAAAGTTCAAGAAGCAATTGTCAAAATAGTTTCAAAAATGGCACTATATCCAGATGACTCTATGATGAGTTTAAAGCAAGGATTGAGCAAAAGATTTCAAGTGCAAGATGAAAATATTATTATTGGTTCAGGAAGTGACCAAATAATAGAATTTTTAATTCACGCAAAAGCAAATTCAGAGTCTAAAATTTTGATGAACTCTATAACATTTGCAATGTATGAGATTTATGCCAAACATGTTGGAGCAGAGATTTTAAGAACTAGTACGGTTGAACATGATTTAGATGAGTTTTATAAAATTTATAAACAAGAGAAACCTTCCATAATATTTTTATGTACTCCAAATAATCCAACAGGAGATGCTATAGATGCTAAAGCCTTATTTGACTTTATCAAAAAGATAGATGATGATACTTTAGTAGTAGTTGATGGTGCTTATATGGAATACGCTTTAGTTAAAGATACTTCTAAATATGTCCAGCCAAAAGATTTACTTAAAGAGTTTAGTAATACTATATATTTAGGTACTTTTTCAAAAGCTTATGGATTAGGTGGGATGAGAGTTGGTTATGGAGTAGCAGATGCTAAAATCATTAAAGAGCTTTATAAACTTAGACCACCATTTAACATAACAACTTTATCTTTAGAAGCAGCTACAATCGCTTTAGAAGATGAAGAGTTTGTTAAAAATAGTATAGTTGACAACTTTAAAGAGATGAAACGCTATGAAGAGTTTGCAAAAGAGCAAAAAATAGATATAATTGAGAGTTATACAAATTTTGTTACATTGTGTCTAAATTCAAACCAAAAATCTTCACAAATTGCAAGTGAGCTTTTGCAACAGGGAATGATAGTTAGAGATTTAAGTGGTTATGGAATGAATGCGATCAGAGTAACAGTCGGAACAGCGGAGCAAAATAGTAGATTTTTTGCTTTAACTTGCGAAATTTTGTAA